The Mycolicibacterium aurum genome segment CGCCATGGTTTTCCTCAAGCTGGATCATGAACAGCGCCAAGAACCCGCCGGACGGCTTCGAGGTAGCCAAATCCCTTCTCCTTCGAAGGTTCGAGAATTGCACCCTCACCCCACTCGTTCCAGGAATTGACTACAAGGAAGTTTTGGGAAGCGTCAGGTCGACCGGATGCGACTAAGGCGCGCAAGTGCTTCTCGAAGCTGACCGGGGAGCTCCCGCGGACGATTACCGGCCCCTTTGCGCCCCGCCTCGGAGAGTTGTCCCAGCCCACAAACGCGCCCTGAATGATTTCGCGACCGTCGTATCGACGCCGCTTTCGCAGCATACGGCGCCACACGTCGTTGTAGTCCTGGTAATCGGGCTTGAGAAGTCGCTTTACTACAAATCGTTTTGCCTTAGCGCGCAGAGGTATCTCAAATCGCAGTGAGTACAGCGGCTCGTCCTCGTATACTGCGGCAGACAGCGAGCAATGAGGTCTAGGGTTTTTCGAGCTGACGTACTCCACGATGTGAATCCCGGCGAATCCGGCCTCGACGAGACGGTCCTGCCAGTGCCTGACCATCGAATTGACGTCGGGGACATCGCTGGCGTTATAGAGGAAGAGAACCGGCTTGCCGTCCTGCTGGATGTACCGGGGATCTTCGAAAAAGGGTAGTAGGTAGTCAAGGTGGCGGTCCCAGTCGTCACGTCCGCCGTAGGTCTGCGCCTGAAGCATCTGGTTTCCCTTGCCGTCCCAGGTGCGAGTCCAGTCGTGGTTCGCCCAGCAGAGGCAGTACCCGAGGTCGGCGTCTGGCGTATTGCGCCAGAGCTCGACAGGACGCTCTAGCAGGAGCTTCCCGGAGAACCAATAGTGGAAGAACACAAACCCTCCGACCCCGTACTGGTTCGCAATGTTTGCCTGCCAGATAAGCGCCTCCGGATCTGTCAGGTCGTAATAGTTGTCATCCAATGGATGCAACGGTTGCTCATGGCCGGGATAAAGGGGCACGGCCCGCCGAACATTCGTCCATTCAGTGAATCCCTCGCCCCACCATTCGTTGTTCTCCGGAACCTCGTGGAACTGCGGTAGATGAAGCGCCAGAATGCGCATTTGACTCCCTTGAACTCGACTGACAACATGACGTAAGCGCCACGGCGAATAGTACAGCGACGGCAGGAAAAGCGATGATATTTGAGATCATCGTGGCAACTACGACGAAGCCTACAAGCGGCCAGACGACCTGCGCGTCACCAAACCGAGCGGCGTCCCTAATGATCAAGATCCAAATAAAAATATATAATATCGAACCAACTATACCGAAATCGACCAGCAGATCGATAGCAAGATTGAGTGAATTGATGTTACTCCCGAACAGCGATTGATTTAATTCGAGAATATACTGTGGACCGCCGCCGAAATAGAGTTGAACGATGCCTGCTTCCTCCCACACAGTCTCCAGGTCTAGCTGCCAGCGAGCAAAACGGCCAGAGTCGAAAGCTCCGGTGACGCGTTCGCCGCTTAAGATCAAATCGCCCGCTCCGATCACCGCTGCCGCAATCACTAGTGACGGAATTGCCAAAGCCAAGGCTAGGTGGCGCCGCCGAATGGTGAGAACCAGCACCGATATCGCTAGTCCGACGGCAGTGGCAAGAATGTAAGTTCTGACATCACTTAATACAATGAAGCCCACATTAAGCGCTACCAGGGTTGCATTGAGAGCGATCTGACGTCGGCCGAGGACATGTCGGAAAGCGACAACCGTGCAGATCCCAAGGATCCCGGCGAAGGCAAAGGGGTGATAAAAAAGGCCAAAAAATTCTTGGTCGAGTTCGCGATAGTACCTGTTGGGTCCGAAGCTCCCAGTTATGAAGTATGCAACCCCGACCTGACCGACCGTGAAGATATTGACCCAGAAGATAATTTTGGTGCCGATATCGGACCCGGCGTCGCGAATCCTTGCCACCAGGAACATGTAAGCGATGACAGGAATGGCAAGTGCGCCGACACCGTCGACTAAGTTGTTCGCAGAGCTTGTGGTGAGTAATGAAATTAGGGATAACGTGACTAAAGCGAACCAGATCGCAAGCCCACCTTCCACGGAATCATTTGTTCTAGAAATGGCCCCCGGTAGTGATACAGCGGTTAGAATTATAAAAGCCCACGTAATTACCGTTATCCCAGCAAGCGTATTCGGCCAAAGGCCCACAGTTTGAATGGTGAAGGGGCTGACATCCGAGCCCGGAGGGAACTGGAGGATCTGACTGAGTTGCAGAAGTCCCAGAGCTCCGATGAACAGCCAGAGCGAAGCAGGCCAGCGTTTCTTTGGTCGAACCTGCGCCGCGGGTTTGGCGTCCATCTCTCTCCTGAGTCGTTCGTGTCAGTCCAGATCGATGATCTAGCTTCACATCGAATCCACTGCCGGCAGTCGCAGGACTTCTAGCCACACACTTCCGCCTTGTAGCAAAGCATATGGCGGGTCCGCGCGTGTGGCAGGTCGTGGCCGCGCAGGTTGCCTCTGAGGTGCGTGGGACGAGAGTACGCGCGAGCTGTCTGGGCGGACCGCACCGACGCGGTCGCGGATCTAGTACACGAGTCTCAACGTATCCGCTCCAAAGTCTCCCCGCGCCGTGTGTAGCGCTTTCAGATCCAAAGGGAGGTTTTACGAAAAGTCGCCCTGGCCTTGGCAATCCGGTTGCAACCATGGCCGACGGGACTTCGCGCGCGCTCGCATACACTGCGAGATGTCCGTCGGCTTCCGGCGGCGCCCCGGCCGGCCCGCGGGTTACGTTAAGCGTTTCATCAAGTTTGGAGGCTCCGGCCTCGGAAGATCAGGTATTGAAAACGAGGTCCCGCCGGCCGTACCCACGTCCGAGAGGTCCGCG includes the following:
- a CDS encoding glycosyltransferase WbsX family protein codes for the protein MRILALHLPQFHEVPENNEWWGEGFTEWTNVRRAVPLYPGHEQPLHPLDDNYYDLTDPEALIWQANIANQYGVGGFVFFHYWFSGKLLLERPVELWRNTPDADLGYCLCWANHDWTRTWDGKGNQMLQAQTYGGRDDWDRHLDYLLPFFEDPRYIQQDGKPVLFLYNASDVPDVNSMVRHWQDRLVEAGFAGIHIVEYVSSKNPRPHCSLSAAVYEDEPLYSLRFEIPLRAKAKRFVVKRLLKPDYQDYNDVWRRMLRKRRRYDGREIIQGAFVGWDNSPRRGAKGPVIVRGSSPVSFEKHLRALVASGRPDASQNFLVVNSWNEWGEGAILEPSKEKGFGYLEAVRRVLGAVHDPA
- a CDS encoding O-antigen ligase family protein yields the protein MDAKPAAQVRPKKRWPASLWLFIGALGLLQLSQILQFPPGSDVSPFTIQTVGLWPNTLAGITVITWAFIILTAVSLPGAISRTNDSVEGGLAIWFALVTLSLISLLTTSSANNLVDGVGALAIPVIAYMFLVARIRDAGSDIGTKIIFWVNIFTVGQVGVAYFITGSFGPNRYYRELDQEFFGLFYHPFAFAGILGICTVVAFRHVLGRRQIALNATLVALNVGFIVLSDVRTYILATAVGLAISVLVLTIRRRHLALALAIPSLVIAAAVIGAGDLILSGERVTGAFDSGRFARWQLDLETVWEEAGIVQLYFGGGPQYILELNQSLFGSNINSLNLAIDLLVDFGIVGSILYIFIWILIIRDAARFGDAQVVWPLVGFVVVATMISNIIAFPAVAVLFAVALTSCCQSSSRESNAHSGASSTAVPRGSGEQRMVGRGIH